GCCTGGGCGAGCGGGGTGTAGATGTCCTGGACCAGTTGCCGGCGCGCATTCTCGTCCGCCGACAGCGCGCGTTCGGGCAGCAGTTCCTCCGCGCCGACCGGGCGCGGTGCGTCCAGCCATGCCGGTGCGGCGAGGTAACCCGCGATCGCCGCGCGGGCCGCCCGGGACGCACCCATCAGGTCGGTCACCACCGGGCCGTAGACGACGGGGCCCGGGCCGAAGTGCGCCGCGAAGCGGCCGGTCGTCTTCGCCGGGTCGGTCTCGCCGCCGAGGATGACGATCAGCCGGTCGCCCTGCACCCCGGTCAGGACGTCCAGCCTGGCCTGCCGGGCGTCCCGGCGGATCAGCTCCACGCCGGCCTCCGGGTCGCCGGCCGGGGTGGCGCCCACCACCACCAGGACCGGCGCGGACTCCGACCAGCCGAGGGCGGCCACGCGCGAACGCACCGCGTCGTCGGTCTCGCCGCGCAGAACGGCGTCCACGATGAGCGCCTCCAGCCGGGCGTCCCACGCACCGCGCATCTCCGCCGCCCGGGCATACAGCTCGGCCGCGCTGAAGGCGATCTCCCGGGAGTACAGCAGGACCGCCTCGCGCACCCGGGCCACGTCCTCCTCCGGCACGATCTGGTCGACGCGTTCCTCGGCGACCTCGATGCCGATCCGGATCATCTCCACGGTCTGGTGCAACGTCACCTTGCGGGTCAGCTCACGGGGCGCGGTGCCCAGGACGTCCGCGGTGAAGATCGGGCCCCGGCCGGGGTCGCGGAACCACGCGACGAACGCCGCGAAGAACGTCTGCGCGACCAGGCCGATCCAGGATCTGTCCTGCGGGTTCATCCGGCGGAACCACGACAGGCGTTCCTGCATGCGTTCGATCGTGGCGGAGGCGAGCACCCCGCTCGCGCGCTCCAGATGTCCCGCGGTGGACCTTCGGTGAAGACTCGGCACCTGCGAAGTGTCCCACGCACCGTGTCCCGGCACCCACGCTCGTGGTGACGGATGGTGAGCACCGGCCAGGCCGGCAGGGGACACCACGACGAGGTCGTACGCCGAACCAGCCTGACCGGCGGCTTTTGTCCGATCTGCTGAGGTTCTGCTGGTTCGCACTCTTTCAAGCGGTTTTCTCGGCCTCGGGCTTGCCCGGCTCGTCCACACGCTGCCCGAAACGCCCGGCGCTAGGGTGAGCGGGTGACCGCGACCGAGGCGATCGACCAGCTGCGCCGCATCGCGTTCCTGCTCGAACGCGGGCGCGCGGAGACCCCGCGGGTGCGGGCGTTCCGCAGGGCCGCGCAGACCCTTGCCGAGCTGCCCGGGGAGGAGTTCGCCCGGCGGGTCGGGGACGGAACGCTCACCGAGCTGGCCGGCATCGGGCCGTCGTCGGCGAAGGTCGCCACCGAGGCGTACGCCGGGGAGACCGCGGACTATCTGGCCCGGCTGGAAGGCGAGCACGCCCCACTGGTGGCGGGTGGGGAGTCACTGCGCGCGGCGCTGCGCGGCGACCTGCACACCCACTCCGAGTGGTCCGACGGCGGCAGCCCGATCGAGGAGATGGCCCGCACCGCGCGCGACCTCGGCCACGACTACGTCGCGCTCACCGACCACTCGCCCCGGCTGAAGGTCGCCAACGGGCTGTCCGCCGAACGGCTGCGCCGCCAGCTCGAGGTCGTCCGCGACCTGAACGCCGAGCTGGCGCCGTTCCGGATCCTCACCGGCATCGAGGTGGACATCCTCGAGGACGGCTCGCTGGACCAGGATCCCGAGCTGCTCGCGTCCCTCGACGTGGTGGTGGCCAGCGTGCACTCCAAGCTGCGGATGCCGGCGGCGGACATGACGCCCCGGATGGTGGCCGCGATCGCCAACCCGCTGGTCACCGTGCTGGGCCACTGCACCGGGCGGCTGGTGACCGGCGGGCGCGGGACCCGGCCGGAGTCGTCGTTCGAGGCCGACATCGTGTTCGAGGCCTGCCGGAGGTTCGGGGTCGCGGTCGAGATCAACTCCCGGCCCGAACGCCTGGACCCACCCCGCCGGCTGCTGCGGCAGGCGGTCGAGCAGGGATGTGTGTTCTCCATCGACACCGACGCGCACGCGCCCGGGCAGCTGGACTGGCAGCCCTACGGCTGCGCCCGCGCGCAGGAGTGCGGGGTCCCGGCCGACCGGGTGATCAACACGCTGCCGGCCGACGAACTGCTGCACCGCAACCGCGAACGCCGCGGGCGCCGCGCCGCCAGGTCAAGCACGGGTTGACAGCTGACAGCACCAGGTTGACAGCGCCGGGTTGACAGCGCCGGGTTGACAGCACCGGCGCCGACAACGACGAAGGTCCCCGGCTCACCAGCCGGGGACCTTCGTGTTGTCGGAGCCTTTCGGAGACCGCGGGAGCCGCGAGGCCCTACGCGTCGCCGCCTTCCTGGGCCACGTCGGCGACCGCCGTCGGGTCGGTGATGGCGTACCTGTCGGCCGCCTCGCGTACGGTCGACGCCTTGACCTCACCGCGGCGCGCCAGCGCGGCCAGCACGCCGACGACCA
This Actinopolymorpha cephalotaxi DNA region includes the following protein-coding sequences:
- a CDS encoding PucR family transcriptional regulator, translated to MPSLHRRSTAGHLERASGVLASATIERMQERLSWFRRMNPQDRSWIGLVAQTFFAAFVAWFRDPGRGPIFTADVLGTAPRELTRKVTLHQTVEMIRIGIEVAEERVDQIVPEEDVARVREAVLLYSREIAFSAAELYARAAEMRGAWDARLEALIVDAVLRGETDDAVRSRVAALGWSESAPVLVVVGATPAGDPEAGVELIRRDARQARLDVLTGVQGDRLIVILGGETDPAKTTGRFAAHFGPGPVVYGPVVTDLMGASRAARAAIAGYLAAPAWLDAPRPVGAEELLPERALSADENARRQLVQDIYTPLAQAGPVLLETLAAFFENGGSVEATSRMLFVHANTVRYRLRRITELSGYSPSNPRHAYTLRIALTLGRLHSHRGASGN
- a CDS encoding PHP domain-containing protein; this encodes MTATEAIDQLRRIAFLLERGRAETPRVRAFRRAAQTLAELPGEEFARRVGDGTLTELAGIGPSSAKVATEAYAGETADYLARLEGEHAPLVAGGESLRAALRGDLHTHSEWSDGGSPIEEMARTARDLGHDYVALTDHSPRLKVANGLSAERLRRQLEVVRDLNAELAPFRILTGIEVDILEDGSLDQDPELLASLDVVVASVHSKLRMPAADMTPRMVAAIANPLVTVLGHCTGRLVTGGRGTRPESSFEADIVFEACRRFGVAVEINSRPERLDPPRRLLRQAVEQGCVFSIDTDAHAPGQLDWQPYGCARAQECGVPADRVINTLPADELLHRNRERRGRRAARSSTG